A single window of Ornithorhynchus anatinus isolate Pmale09 chromosome 3, mOrnAna1.pri.v4, whole genome shotgun sequence DNA harbors:
- the DUSP13 gene encoding dual specificity protein phosphatase 13, which produces MAGTEISEPENTEGSACPSVQELEQLLQTGRVSCNHVDEVWPNLFIGDVATANNRFELWKMGITHVLNAAHGGMYCQGGADFYGSRVHYFGVPASDLPSFDISVYFSSAAEFIHGALSTPGAKVLVHCVVGMSRSATLVLAYLMIQHRLSLVQAIDTVKERRWIFPNPGFLRQLRELDGQLRHPKDQ; this is translated from the exons ATGGCAGGGACAGAGATTTCTGAACCAGAGAACACAGAGGGCAGCGCATGTCCCAGCGTACAAGAGCTCGAGCAGCTCCTACAGACCGGGCGGGTTTCCTGCAACCACGTGGATGAAGTCTGGCCAAACCTCTTCATTGGAGATGT AGCTACGGCAAATAACCGATTTGAGCTGTGGAAAATGGGTATCACCCACGTCTTGAATGCAGCCCACGGTGGGATGTACTGCCAAGGGGGAGCCGACTTCTATGGCAGCAGAGTTCACTACTTTGGAGTGCCCGCCAGTGACCTCCCCAGCTTTGACATCAGTGTCTACTTCTCTTCTGCTGCGGAATTCATCCATGGAGCCCTGAGCACGcctggag CGAAGGTCCTGGTGCACTGCGTGGTGGGGATGAGCCGCTCAGCCACCCTGGTTCTGGCCTACCTCATGATTCAGCACCGGCTCTCCCTGGTCCAGGCCATCGACACTGTGAAGGAACGCCGCTGGATATTCCCCAACCCCGGCTTCCTCCGGCAGCTGCGTGAGCTCGATGGGCAACTCCGGCACCCAAAAGACCAGTGA